In the genome of Salinirussus salinus, one region contains:
- a CDS encoding dCTP deaminase — MDYTQFVEGILHEPTQTEGRGLDLTAAEVYEVTGPGRVDFGGGELEPADVEPCPSQKRNEDDDYEWWHLDAGQYLLEYNESLTAGNLALTIQTRDELRARAAFHPTLRVTDLDPVPLSVGGAGLLLKENARVSTVVGAEPA; from the coding sequence ATGGACTACACGCAGTTCGTCGAGGGGATCCTCCACGAACCGACCCAGACGGAGGGCCGCGGGCTGGACCTGACCGCCGCGGAGGTGTACGAGGTGACCGGGCCGGGCCGGGTCGACTTCGGCGGCGGGGAACTCGAACCTGCGGACGTGGAGCCCTGCCCGAGCCAGAAGCGCAACGAGGACGACGACTACGAGTGGTGGCACCTCGACGCCGGCCAGTACCTGCTCGAGTACAACGAGTCGCTGACCGCCGGGAACCTGGCGCTCACGATACAGACTCGCGACGAGCTCCGGGCGCGGGCCGCGTTCCACCCGACGCTGCGGGTCACCGACCTGGACCCGGTGCCCCTGTCGGTCGGCGGGGCGGGCCTCCTGCTCAAGGAGA